One genomic segment of Mycolicibacterium gilvum includes these proteins:
- a CDS encoding class I SAM-dependent methyltransferase, translating into MEPNITWMQCGTCDHVFTDGFFTEAALDVLFGNTQDMQIVGNDIEYHRNISAKMVQRVVEALGLPNDRLWLDIGFGNGSLLMTAKEFGFDVFGIDLRKKNVEDLNACGFSAYHGTLRSAASEVTFNSRPSVISMADVVEHEPYPLETLRTARELISSPGMLLISMPNASAPLWHYWNATDQNPYWHEIEHYHNFTRERLYDVLRDSGFEPRHYAISERYRCCMEVLAATA; encoded by the coding sequence TTGGAGCCGAACATCACGTGGATGCAGTGCGGGACCTGCGATCACGTCTTCACCGACGGGTTCTTCACCGAGGCGGCTCTGGACGTCTTGTTCGGCAACACCCAGGACATGCAGATCGTCGGCAACGACATCGAGTACCACCGGAACATCTCCGCCAAGATGGTGCAGCGCGTCGTGGAAGCACTCGGTTTGCCGAACGACCGGCTGTGGCTGGATATCGGTTTCGGCAACGGCTCACTGCTGATGACAGCCAAGGAGTTCGGCTTCGATGTCTTCGGTATCGATCTCAGGAAGAAGAACGTCGAAGACCTGAATGCCTGCGGCTTTTCGGCCTACCACGGCACCCTGCGGTCGGCGGCGTCGGAAGTCACCTTCAACTCGCGGCCCTCGGTGATCAGCATGGCTGACGTGGTGGAGCATGAACCGTACCCGCTCGAAACGCTGCGTACCGCACGCGAACTCATCAGCTCGCCGGGCATGCTGTTGATTTCCATGCCGAACGCCAGTGCGCCGCTGTGGCATTACTGGAACGCGACCGACCAGAATCCGTACTGGCATGAGATCGAGCACTATCACAATTTCACGCGGGAACGGCTGTACGACGTGCTGCGCGACAGCGGTTTCGAGCCGCGCCACTACGCGATCAGCGAACGTTACCGCTGCTGCATGGAGGTCCTTGCCGCGACGGCGTAG
- a CDS encoding TetR/AcrR family transcriptional regulator, which translates to MAARPPRTAKLSRDSIVNAALTFLDREGWDALTINALANQLGTKGPSLYNHVHSLDDLRRTVRMRVVGDIIDMLNTVAQGRNPDDAVVVMASAYRSYAHHHPGRYSAFTRMPLGGGDDPEFTEVTRAAAAPVIAVLSSYGLDDEAGFYAALEFWSAMHGFVLLEMTGVMNGIDTDAVFTDMVMRLAAGMQTR; encoded by the coding sequence ATGGCAGCTCGGCCGCCGCGTACGGCGAAGCTGAGCCGTGACTCCATCGTCAACGCCGCGCTGACGTTCCTGGACCGCGAGGGTTGGGACGCGCTGACGATCAACGCGCTGGCCAATCAGCTCGGCACCAAGGGCCCGTCGCTGTACAACCACGTGCACAGCCTCGACGACCTGCGCCGCACGGTGCGGATGCGCGTCGTCGGCGACATCATCGACATGCTCAACACCGTGGCGCAGGGCCGCAACCCCGATGACGCCGTCGTCGTGATGGCCAGCGCCTACCGCAGCTACGCCCATCACCATCCCGGCCGCTACTCGGCGTTCACCCGGATGCCGCTCGGCGGCGGAGACGATCCCGAGTTCACCGAGGTGACCCGTGCGGCCGCGGCGCCGGTGATCGCGGTGCTGTCCTCGTACGGCCTCGACGACGAGGCCGGTTTCTACGCGGCCCTGGAGTTCTGGTCGGCGATGCACGGTTTCGTGCTGCTGGAGATGACCGGTGTGATGAACGGGATCGACACCGACGCGGTGTTCACCGACATGGTGATGCGACTGGCCGCCGGAATGCAGACGCGCTGA
- a CDS encoding crotonase/enoyl-CoA hydratase family protein gives MSDSGGVRVEKRGPVTTVIMNRPHARNAVHGTAASELYAAFDAFDKDESAAVAVLWGDNGTFCAGADLKAIGTPESNPTHRTGPGPMGPTRMVLSKPVIAAISGFAVAGGLELALWCDLRVVEQDAVMGVFCRRWGVPLIDGGTVRLPRLIGHSRAMDLILTGRPVEAEEALAIGLANRVVPKGEARRHAEDLAAELARLPQQCLRSDRLSVLNQWGLSEADAMDAEFASLSRVAAESLVGAKRFSAGAGRHGTSA, from the coding sequence ATGAGTGATTCCGGCGGGGTCAGGGTCGAGAAGCGCGGGCCGGTGACCACAGTGATCATGAATCGCCCTCACGCGCGCAACGCCGTTCACGGGACGGCGGCATCGGAGCTCTACGCGGCCTTCGACGCGTTCGACAAGGATGAGTCGGCGGCGGTGGCGGTTCTCTGGGGAGACAACGGAACTTTTTGCGCCGGAGCCGATCTCAAGGCCATCGGCACGCCGGAGTCCAATCCCACCCATCGGACCGGCCCGGGGCCGATGGGGCCGACCCGGATGGTGTTGTCGAAACCCGTGATCGCCGCGATCAGCGGCTTCGCTGTCGCCGGCGGCTTGGAGTTGGCGCTGTGGTGCGACCTTCGGGTCGTCGAGCAGGACGCGGTCATGGGTGTGTTCTGCCGGCGATGGGGTGTGCCGTTGATCGACGGTGGCACGGTTCGACTTCCGCGTCTGATCGGACACAGCCGCGCGATGGACCTGATCTTGACGGGCCGCCCTGTCGAGGCGGAGGAGGCTTTGGCGATAGGTCTTGCGAATCGCGTCGTGCCGAAGGGAGAAGCCAGACGGCACGCCGAGGACCTGGCAGCGGAGCTGGCGAGGCTGCCGCAGCAGTGTCTGAGGTCGGATCGGTTGTCCGTGCTCAATCAGTGGGGTCTGTCGGAAGCCGATGCGATGGACGCGGAGTTCGCCAGCCTGTCACGGGTGGCCGCCGAATCCCTGGTCGGCGCGAAGCGGTTCAGCGCGGGGGCGGGACGCCACGGCACGAGCGCGTGA
- a CDS encoding DUF3558 domain-containing protein: MLQRVDRVAFPFLVAVSAAATATSCAHTVTGTAQSAQANVPDADRSYGYVDDRCGLLEDGTVQELLGADVVTRPYSGAVCQYVLALESAPDATTIDVVYSWFDAGTLQRERDIATARGAVVEDTVIERHQAFLARRDTTGAACSATAAAGSGVLAWWVQYRGRESAGDPCAEAEKLLSATLRSDM; the protein is encoded by the coding sequence ATGCTCCAGCGTGTGGACCGTGTGGCATTTCCTTTTCTGGTGGCGGTCTCGGCGGCGGCGACCGCGACGAGCTGCGCCCACACCGTCACCGGAACCGCCCAGAGCGCGCAGGCGAACGTCCCGGATGCCGACCGCAGCTACGGCTACGTCGACGACCGCTGCGGTCTGCTGGAGGACGGCACCGTGCAGGAACTGCTCGGCGCCGACGTGGTGACGCGGCCCTACAGCGGCGCCGTATGTCAGTACGTCCTGGCCCTGGAGTCCGCGCCGGACGCCACGACCATCGACGTCGTGTACTCCTGGTTCGACGCCGGCACGCTGCAGCGTGAGCGCGACATCGCGACCGCCCGCGGCGCCGTCGTCGAGGACACCGTCATCGAACGTCATCAGGCGTTCCTCGCGCGTCGCGACACCACCGGGGCGGCATGTTCGGCGACCGCCGCCGCGGGCAGCGGCGTACTGGCCTGGTGGGTGCAGTACCGCGGCCGGGAGTCGGCCGGCGACCCGTGCGCCGAGGCCGAGAAGCTGCTCTCGGCGACCCTACGCTCGGACATGTGA
- the fusA gene encoding elongation factor G, whose product MAQDVLTDLSKVRNIGIMAHIDAGKTTTTERILYYTGVNYKIGETHDGASTTDWMEQEQERGITITSAAVTCFWNQNQINIIDTPGHVDFTVEVERSLRVLDGAVAVFDGKEGVEPQSEQVWRQADKYDVPRICFVNKMDKLGADFYFTVRTIEERLGARPLVIQLPIGAENDFIGIIDLVEMKAKVWRGETALGEKYEVEEIPADLADKAEEYRTKLIEAVAETDEALLEKYFGGEELSIDEIKGAIRKLTVASELYPVLCGSAFKNKGVQPMLDAVIDYLPSPLDVESVTGHVPNKEDEVISRKPSTDEPFSALAFKIAVHPFFGKLTYVRVYSGTVESGSQVINSTKGKKERLGKLFQMHANKENPVERASAGHIYAVIGLKDTTTGDTLCDANQQIVLESMTFPDPVIEVAIEPKTKSDQEKLGTAIQKLAEEDPTFKVHLDQETGQTVIGGMGELHLDILVDRMRREFKVEANVGKPQVAYRETIRRKVEKVEFTHKKQTGGSGQFAKVLIDLEPFSGEDGATYEFENKVTGGRIPREYIPSVDAGAQDAMQYGVLAGYPLVNIKVTLLDGAFHEVDSSEMAFKVAGSQVLKKAAQAAQPVILEPIMAVEVITPEDYMGDVIGDLNSRRGQIQAMEERSGARVVKAQVPLSEMFGYVGDLRSKTQGRANYSMVFDSYAEVPANVSKEIIAKATGQ is encoded by the coding sequence GTGGCACAGGACGTGCTTACCGACCTGAGCAAGGTCCGCAACATCGGCATCATGGCGCACATCGATGCCGGCAAGACGACGACGACCGAGCGCATCCTCTACTACACCGGTGTGAACTACAAGATCGGTGAGACGCACGACGGTGCCTCGACGACGGACTGGATGGAGCAGGAGCAGGAGCGGGGTATCACGATCACCTCGGCTGCCGTCACCTGTTTCTGGAACCAGAACCAGATCAACATCATCGACACCCCCGGGCACGTCGACTTCACCGTCGAGGTGGAGCGGTCGCTGCGCGTTCTCGATGGCGCTGTTGCCGTGTTCGACGGCAAAGAGGGCGTGGAGCCGCAGTCCGAGCAGGTCTGGCGTCAGGCCGACAAGTACGACGTGCCCCGCATCTGCTTCGTCAACAAGATGGACAAGCTGGGCGCCGACTTCTACTTCACCGTGCGCACCATCGAGGAGCGCCTCGGAGCCCGTCCGCTGGTCATCCAGCTGCCGATCGGCGCCGAGAACGACTTCATCGGCATCATCGACCTGGTCGAGATGAAGGCGAAGGTGTGGCGCGGCGAGACGGCTCTCGGTGAGAAGTACGAGGTCGAGGAGATCCCCGCCGACCTCGCCGACAAGGCCGAGGAGTACCGCACCAAGCTGATCGAGGCGGTCGCCGAGACCGACGAGGCACTGCTGGAGAAGTACTTCGGTGGCGAGGAACTCTCGATCGACGAGATCAAGGGCGCGATCCGCAAGCTGACCGTGGCCAGCGAGCTGTACCCGGTGCTGTGTGGAAGTGCGTTCAAGAACAAGGGCGTGCAGCCCATGCTCGACGCCGTCATCGACTACCTGCCGTCGCCGCTGGACGTCGAGTCCGTGACGGGCCACGTGCCCAACAAGGAAGACGAGGTCATCAGCCGGAAGCCGTCGACCGACGAGCCCTTCTCGGCGCTGGCGTTCAAGATCGCCGTGCACCCGTTCTTCGGCAAGCTGACCTACGTGCGCGTGTACTCGGGCACCGTCGAGTCCGGCTCCCAGGTCATCAACTCGACCAAGGGCAAGAAGGAACGTCTCGGCAAGCTGTTCCAGATGCACGCCAACAAGGAGAACCCTGTCGAGCGTGCGTCGGCCGGCCACATCTACGCGGTCATCGGCCTGAAGGACACCACGACCGGTGACACGCTGTGCGACGCGAACCAGCAGATCGTGCTGGAGTCGATGACGTTCCCGGATCCGGTCATCGAGGTGGCCATCGAGCCCAAGACCAAGAGCGACCAGGAGAAGCTGGGTACGGCGATCCAGAAGCTCGCCGAAGAAGACCCGACCTTCAAGGTCCACCTGGATCAGGAGACCGGCCAGACCGTCATCGGCGGCATGGGCGAGCTCCACCTCGACATCCTCGTCGACCGCATGCGTCGCGAGTTCAAGGTCGAGGCCAACGTCGGCAAGCCCCAGGTGGCCTACCGCGAGACCATCCGCCGCAAGGTGGAGAAGGTCGAGTTCACCCACAAGAAGCAGACGGGTGGCTCCGGCCAGTTCGCGAAGGTGCTCATCGACCTCGAGCCGTTCAGCGGCGAGGACGGTGCGACCTACGAGTTCGAGAACAAGGTCACCGGTGGCCGCATCCCGCGTGAGTACATCCCGTCGGTGGACGCCGGTGCTCAGGACGCGATGCAGTACGGCGTGCTCGCCGGCTACCCGCTGGTGAACATCAAGGTCACCTTGCTCGACGGCGCGTTCCACGAGGTCGACTCGTCGGAAATGGCGTTCAAGGTGGCAGGCTCGCAGGTGCTCAAGAAGGCCGCGCAGGCAGCGCAGCCGGTGATCCTGGAGCCCATCATGGCCGTCGAGGTCATCACGCCCGAGGATTACATGGGCGATGTGATCGGCGACCTGAACTCCCGCCGTGGTCAGATCCAGGCCATGGAGGAGCGCAGCGGTGCCCGTGTCGTCAAGGCGCAGGTTCCGCTGTCGGAGATGTTCGGCTACGTCGGAGACCTTCGGTCGAAGACCCAGGGCCGGGCCAACTACTCCATGGTGTTCGACTCGTACGCCGAAGTTCCGGCGAACGTGTCGAAGGAGATCATCGCGAAGGCGACGGGCCAGTGA
- a CDS encoding acyl-CoA dehydrogenase family protein — translation MPDTHAVINQVPPLENFNPASSPVLAEALIREGGGWGADDVADLGALAGSVTAVRWGELADRNRPMLRTHDRYGHRVDEVEFDPSYHELMNVAVTHGLHAAPWADDRVGAHVVRAAKTSVWTPEPGHLCPISMTYAVVPALRHNPDLAAVYEPLLTSRVYDAELRVPTTKPGITAGMSMTEKQGGSDVRAGTTEARANGDGTYRLTGHKWFTSAPMCDIFLVLAQAPGGLSCFFLPRILPDGTRNRMFLQRLKDKLGNHANASSEVEYDGATAWLVGEEGRGVPTIIEMVNLTRLDCTLGSATSMRNGLMRAVHHAQHRKAFGRYLIDQPLMRNVLADLAVEAEAATMLAMRMAGATDRAVRGDERETLLRRIGLAAAKYWVCKRATPHAAEAMECLGGNGYVEDFGMARLYREAPLMGIWEGSGNVSALDALRAMATRPECIEVLFGELAETDGQDPRLDAHVHRLRLELSDIDAIEYRARRVAEDISLALQGSLLVRHGHPAVAEVFLASRLGGQWGGAFGTLPVGLDLAPVIERAMVKA, via the coding sequence GTGCCTGACACCCATGCCGTCATCAATCAGGTCCCGCCGCTGGAGAACTTCAACCCCGCGTCGTCGCCGGTCCTCGCCGAGGCGCTGATCCGCGAGGGCGGTGGATGGGGCGCGGACGACGTCGCGGATCTGGGTGCACTTGCCGGCAGCGTCACCGCTGTGCGGTGGGGTGAACTCGCCGATCGCAACAGGCCGATGCTGCGGACCCATGATCGCTACGGGCACCGTGTCGACGAGGTGGAGTTCGATCCGTCCTACCACGAGCTGATGAACGTCGCGGTCACCCACGGATTGCACGCGGCACCGTGGGCCGACGACCGTGTCGGCGCGCACGTCGTCCGCGCGGCCAAGACCTCGGTGTGGACGCCGGAGCCGGGCCACCTCTGTCCGATCTCGATGACGTATGCGGTGGTGCCCGCGCTGCGGCACAATCCCGACCTGGCAGCGGTCTACGAACCGCTGCTCACCAGTCGCGTCTATGACGCTGAACTGCGGGTGCCGACGACGAAGCCGGGCATCACCGCCGGTATGTCGATGACGGAAAAGCAGGGTGGCTCCGACGTCCGGGCAGGTACCACCGAAGCCCGTGCCAATGGAGATGGAACCTATCGGCTCACCGGGCACAAGTGGTTCACCTCGGCGCCGATGTGCGACATCTTTCTGGTGCTGGCACAGGCCCCCGGCGGACTGAGTTGCTTCTTCCTTCCGCGAATCCTGCCCGATGGCACCCGCAATCGCATGTTCCTGCAGCGACTGAAGGACAAGCTGGGGAATCACGCCAACGCCTCCAGCGAGGTGGAGTACGACGGCGCGACGGCGTGGCTGGTCGGGGAGGAGGGGCGCGGTGTGCCGACGATCATCGAGATGGTCAATTTGACGCGCCTGGACTGCACCTTGGGCAGCGCGACGAGTATGCGCAACGGGCTCATGCGCGCCGTCCATCATGCTCAGCACCGCAAGGCCTTCGGCCGCTACCTGATCGATCAGCCTTTGATGCGCAATGTGCTCGCCGATCTCGCCGTCGAGGCGGAGGCCGCCACCATGCTCGCGATGCGGATGGCCGGTGCCACCGATCGCGCCGTGCGCGGTGACGAACGTGAAACGCTCTTGCGCAGAATCGGTTTGGCGGCAGCCAAGTACTGGGTCTGTAAGCGCGCGACCCCGCACGCCGCAGAGGCGATGGAGTGTCTCGGCGGCAACGGATACGTCGAAGATTTCGGGATGGCGCGCCTGTACCGGGAGGCCCCGCTCATGGGGATCTGGGAAGGGTCGGGCAATGTGAGCGCGCTGGATGCCCTGCGCGCGATGGCAACCCGGCCCGAATGTATCGAGGTCCTTTTCGGCGAGCTCGCCGAGACGGACGGGCAGGACCCGCGCCTGGACGCCCACGTACACCGCCTGCGGCTCGAACTCTCGGACATCGACGCCATCGAGTACCGGGCCCGTCGGGTCGCCGAAGACATCTCGTTGGCGCTGCAGGGCTCGCTGTTGGTGCGGCACGGGCATCCCGCGGTGGCCGAGGTGTTCCTCGCCAGCAGGCTCGGCGGCCAGTGGGGTGGCGCGTTCGGGACGCTGCCGGTCGGATTGGATCTGGCGCCGGTCATCGAGCGCGCGATGGTGAAGGCGTGA
- a CDS encoding DUF3060 domain-containing protein: protein MTSCRARVIGVLGAAAVALAGCSFGGGDDPTVTAGTSGAQVEIGNTINYGSFGTTAEIDCADGKSVNVGGSNNTLTVKGTCAKANIGGADNKIDFERVETELSVVGLNNTVTYRDGDPQVNDTGSNNTITKG, encoded by the coding sequence ATGACGTCGTGTCGTGCTCGTGTGATCGGTGTTCTCGGTGCCGCCGCGGTGGCCCTCGCGGGGTGCAGCTTCGGGGGCGGCGACGATCCGACGGTCACCGCCGGAACGTCGGGCGCGCAGGTCGAGATCGGCAACACCATCAACTACGGGTCGTTCGGCACGACCGCGGAGATCGACTGCGCCGACGGCAAGTCGGTCAACGTGGGCGGCTCCAACAACACGCTGACGGTCAAGGGCACGTGCGCCAAGGCCAACATCGGCGGAGCGGACAACAAGATCGACTTCGAGAGGGTCGAGACCGAACTGTCGGTGGTCGGGCTCAACAACACCGTCACCTACCGCGACGGTGACCCGCAGGTCAACGACACCGGCAGCAACAACACCATCACCAAGGGTTAA
- the rpsG gene encoding 30S ribosomal protein S7, producing the protein MPRKGPAPKRPLVNDPVYGSQLVTQLVNKVLLDGKKSLAERIVYGALEQAREKTGTDPVVTLKRAMDNVKPSLEVRSRRVGGATYQVPVEVRPDRSVTLALRWLVSFSKARREKTMIERLANEILDASNGLGAAVKRREDTHKMAEANRAFAHYRW; encoded by the coding sequence ATGCCGCGCAAGGGACCCGCACCCAAGCGTCCGTTGGTCAACGATCCGGTCTACGGGTCGCAGCTGGTCACCCAGCTGGTCAACAAAGTTCTGCTCGACGGGAAGAAATCCCTCGCCGAGCGCATTGTCTACGGTGCGCTCGAACAGGCCCGGGAGAAGACCGGCACCGACCCGGTGGTCACGCTCAAGCGGGCCATGGACAACGTCAAGCCGTCGCTCGAGGTTCGCAGCCGTCGCGTCGGTGGCGCCACCTACCAGGTCCCGGTCGAGGTTCGTCCGGACCGGTCGGTGACCCTGGCGCTGCGCTGGCTGGTCAGCTTCTCCAAGGCCCGCCGCGAGAAGACGATGATCGAGCGCCTCGCGAACGAGATCCTCGACGCGAGCAACGGCCTCGGTGCCGCCGTGAAGCGGCGTGAAGACACCCACAAGATGGCCGAGGCGAACCGCGCCTTCGCGCACTACCGCTGGTGA
- a CDS encoding PaaX family transcriptional regulator C-terminal domain-containing protein, with amino-acid sequence MRPLTARSVVLSVLLGAHPASASAAELVRLAGDFDIRESTVRVALTRMVTAGDLVRSKDGYRLSDRLLARQRRQDDALSPRRTDWDGMWRTVVITSVGNDARARSALRNSLQEKRFAELREGVWMRPDNIEIALDAEVMSRVRILRACDEDPEELAQKLWDLPKWGAIGHDLLGEMADAADVPGRFVVAAAMIRHLLTDPVLPDALLPPHWPGAALRSAYENFAAELVSRRDGIDLMEAR; translated from the coding sequence ATCCGGCCGCTGACGGCCCGTTCCGTCGTGCTGAGCGTGCTGCTCGGCGCCCACCCCGCGTCGGCCTCCGCGGCTGAGTTGGTCCGGCTCGCCGGGGACTTCGACATCCGGGAATCCACGGTGCGGGTCGCGTTGACCCGCATGGTCACAGCGGGTGATCTGGTCCGTTCGAAGGACGGCTATCGGCTTTCGGACCGGCTGCTGGCGCGTCAGCGTCGCCAGGACGACGCCCTCAGCCCGCGGCGGACGGACTGGGACGGAATGTGGAGGACCGTCGTGATCACCAGCGTCGGCAACGATGCGCGAGCTCGATCAGCACTGCGGAACAGTCTGCAGGAGAAGCGTTTTGCCGAGCTCCGCGAGGGCGTGTGGATGAGGCCCGACAACATCGAGATCGCTCTCGATGCTGAGGTGATGTCGCGGGTGAGGATTCTGCGGGCCTGCGACGAGGACCCGGAGGAACTCGCACAGAAGCTGTGGGACCTACCGAAATGGGGCGCCATCGGCCACGACCTGCTCGGCGAGATGGCTGACGCTGCAGATGTCCCGGGCCGTTTCGTCGTCGCGGCCGCGATGATTCGTCACCTGTTGACCGATCCGGTGCTCCCCGACGCTCTGCTTCCGCCGCACTGGCCCGGGGCGGCACTGCGCAGCGCCTATGAGAACTTCGCCGCCGAACTGGTCTCGCGGCGCGACGGTATCGATCTGATGGAGGCGAGATGA
- the rpsL gene encoding 30S ribosomal protein S12, translating to MPTINQLVRKGRRDKIAKVKTAALKGSPQRRGVCTRVYTTTPKKPNSALRKVARVRLTSAVEVTAYIPGEGHNLQEHSMVLVRGGRVKDLPGVRYKIIRGSLDTQGVKNRKQARSRYGAKKEKS from the coding sequence ATGCCAACCATCAACCAGCTGGTCCGTAAGGGTCGCCGCGACAAGATCGCCAAGGTGAAGACCGCGGCCCTCAAGGGCAGCCCGCAGCGTCGCGGCGTGTGCACCCGCGTGTACACCACGACCCCGAAGAAGCCGAACTCGGCGCTTCGCAAGGTCGCGCGCGTGCGCCTGACCAGCGCGGTCGAGGTCACCGCCTACATCCCGGGTGAAGGCCACAACCTGCAGGAGCACTCGATGGTGCTGGTGCGCGGCGGTCGTGTGAAGGACCTCCCCGGCGTGCGCTACAAGATCATCCGCGGCTCGCTGGACACCCAGGGCGTCAAGAACCGCAAGCAGGCCCGCAGCCGCTACGGCGCGAAGAAGGAGAAGAGCTGA
- a CDS encoding DUF3558 domain-containing protein produces MTAGSAARLAAALSLGALLAGCGAPDRPVTPPSSPAAPGDGFESADCNGVTDADVARAAGPGMFAPAVVSDVGCFWQEDTMIEDVGAGMGITTWWYRGSDMDTERDLEQLAGRTLTEWSIDDNEGFKAFDDSACSIYVAKGGDVITWSIQTMNSATMPDLCPVVEQLAQLSQQRVN; encoded by the coding sequence GTGACGGCCGGATCTGCCGCCCGCCTCGCGGCGGCGCTGAGCCTCGGCGCTCTGCTCGCCGGATGCGGCGCGCCCGACCGTCCGGTGACGCCGCCGTCGTCCCCGGCGGCGCCCGGGGACGGTTTCGAGAGCGCGGACTGCAACGGTGTCACCGACGCCGACGTCGCCAGAGCTGCCGGCCCGGGGATGTTCGCGCCGGCCGTCGTCAGCGATGTGGGGTGCTTCTGGCAGGAGGACACCATGATCGAGGACGTCGGAGCCGGGATGGGCATCACGACCTGGTGGTATCGCGGCAGTGACATGGACACCGAGCGGGACCTCGAACAGCTCGCCGGTCGGACCCTGACCGAGTGGTCGATCGACGACAACGAGGGTTTCAAGGCGTTCGACGACTCCGCGTGCAGCATCTACGTCGCCAAGGGCGGTGATGTGATCACGTGGTCGATCCAGACGATGAACTCGGCGACGATGCCCGACCTGTGCCCGGTCGTCGAACAACTGGCGCAGCTGAGCCAACAGCGGGTGAACTAG
- the tuf gene encoding elongation factor Tu codes for MAKAKFERTKPHVNIGTIGHVDHGKTTLTAAITKVLHDQYPDLNESRAFDQIDNAPEERQRGITINISHVEYQTEKRHYAHVDAPGHADYIKNMITGAAQMDGAILVVAATDGPMPQTREHVLLARQVGVPYILVALNKADMVDDEELIELVEMEVRELLAAQDFDEDAPVVKVSALKALEGDEKWVKSVQELMAAVDESIPDPVRETDKPFLMPVEDVFTITGRGTVVTGRVERGVINVNEEVEIVGIRPTVTKTTVTGVEMFRKLLDQGQAGDNVGLLVRGIKREDVERGQVVVKPGTTTPHTEFEGSVYILSKDEGGRHTPFFNNYRPQFYFRTTDVTGVVTLPEGTEMVMPGDNTDIAVKLIQPVAMDEGLRFAIREGGRTVGAGRVTKIIK; via the coding sequence GTGGCGAAGGCGAAGTTCGAGCGGACGAAGCCGCACGTCAACATCGGGACCATCGGTCACGTTGACCACGGCAAGACCACTCTCACTGCAGCAATCACCAAGGTGCTGCACGACCAGTACCCCGATTTGAACGAGTCGCGCGCATTCGACCAGATCGACAATGCGCCCGAGGAGCGTCAGCGCGGTATCACGATCAACATCTCCCACGTGGAGTACCAGACCGAGAAGCGTCACTACGCGCACGTCGACGCACCCGGTCACGCTGACTACATCAAGAACATGATCACCGGTGCCGCCCAGATGGACGGCGCAATCCTCGTGGTCGCCGCCACTGACGGCCCCATGCCGCAGACCCGCGAGCACGTGCTGCTGGCCCGCCAGGTCGGCGTGCCCTACATCCTGGTCGCGCTGAACAAGGCCGACATGGTCGACGACGAGGAGCTCATCGAGCTCGTCGAGATGGAGGTCCGCGAACTGCTGGCCGCCCAGGACTTCGACGAGGACGCCCCGGTCGTCAAGGTTTCGGCCCTCAAGGCGCTCGAGGGTGACGAGAAGTGGGTCAAGTCGGTCCAGGAGCTCATGGCTGCTGTCGACGAGTCCATCCCGGATCCGGTTCGCGAGACCGACAAGCCGTTCCTGATGCCCGTCGAGGACGTCTTCACGATCACCGGCCGCGGCACCGTGGTCACCGGTCGCGTCGAGCGTGGCGTGATCAACGTGAACGAGGAAGTCGAGATCGTCGGCATCCGCCCGACCGTCACCAAGACCACGGTCACCGGTGTCGAGATGTTCCGCAAGCTGCTCGATCAGGGCCAGGCGGGCGACAACGTCGGCCTGCTGGTCCGTGGCATCAAGCGTGAGGACGTCGAGCGTGGCCAGGTCGTGGTCAAGCCCGGCACCACCACGCCGCACACCGAGTTCGAGGGCAGCGTCTACATCCTGTCCAAGGACGAGGGTGGCCGCCACACGCCGTTCTTCAACAACTACCGTCCGCAGTTCTACTTCCGTACGACGGACGTGACCGGCGTGGTGACCCTCCCCGAGGGCACCGAGATGGTGATGCCCGGTGACAACACCGACATCGCCGTCAAGCTGATCCAGCCCGTCGCCATGGACGAGGGCCTGCGCTTCGCGATCCGCGAGGGTGGCCGTACCGTCGGCGCCGGCCGCGTCACCAAGATCATCAAGTGA
- a CDS encoding DUF3060 domain-containing protein, translating to MSTSPVAQAENGDTHITGVGVVRTIDCKDSTLFVNGNGNQVFAIGNCYAVTVQGSSNLVVVDSVANDITVYGWDQKVFYKNGSPFVWDRGRELGMTNQINRVPA from the coding sequence ATGTCGACGTCGCCGGTGGCGCAGGCCGAGAACGGCGACACCCACATCACCGGTGTCGGCGTCGTCCGCACGATCGACTGCAAGGACTCCACACTTTTCGTCAACGGGAACGGAAATCAGGTCTTCGCGATCGGCAACTGCTACGCGGTCACGGTGCAGGGCTCCTCGAACCTCGTCGTCGTCGACAGCGTCGCCAACGACATCACGGTGTACGGGTGGGATCAGAAGGTCTTCTACAAGAACGGCTCCCCCTTCGTCTGGGACCGCGGCCGCGAATTGGGGATGACCAACCAGATCAATCGGGTACCCGCCTGA